A genomic stretch from Tenrec ecaudatus isolate mTenEca1 chromosome X, mTenEca1.hap1, whole genome shotgun sequence includes:
- the LOC142433284 gene encoding ferritin heavy chain-like, with product MQLLERSGLQHSESAAPEDTVSLPAANKIKSHQGCIFNGDMEVVPIPPFDEAYLQECEDAVNQQIERDLRASYTLLSMSSHFKQEDVGLQNFASYFYYLSLRELQYAEILMALQVQRGRQMQVSNNLNFEEQDWNDPLYALEYISQVKQQSFVDLMSLYFSATEQGDQELSDFLNIHLLQNLTRDVMVIRYHLTHLNFLQSEDIPLAEYNFSFLY from the coding sequence ATGCAGCTTCTGGAACGCAGCGGTCTGCAACATTCTGAATCAGCTGCCCCTGAGGACACAGTGAGCCTGCCTGCAGCCAACAAGATCAAAAGCCATCAGGGCTGCATCTTCAACGGGGACATGGAGGTTGTACCTATACCTCCATTTGACGAGGCCTATCTACAGGAGTGCGAGGATGCTGTCAACCAACAGATCGAACGGGACTTAAGGGCCTCTTATACCTTACTATCCATGTCCTCTCACTTCAAACAAGAAGACGTGGGTCTGCAGAACTTTGCCAGCTATTTTTACTACCTATCTTTACGTGAACTGCAATATGCCGAAATCCTAATGGCACTACAAGTCCAGCGTGGCAGACAAATGCAGGTTAGCAACAACTTGAACTTTGAGGAGCAGGACTGGAACGATCCGTTATATGCCCTGGAGTACATAAGTCAAGTAAAGCAGCAAAGCTTTGTGGACCTCATGTCTCTCTACTTTTCAGCCACAGAGCAGGGTGACCAGGAGCTGTCTGACTTCCTAAATATCCACCTCCTCCAAAACCTGACCAGGGATGTAATGGTGATTCGCTACCACCTCACCCACTTGAATTTTTTGCAAAGCGAGGACATCCCCCTCGCTGAGTATAACTTCAGCTTCTTGTATTAA